From a region of the Nitrospira sp. genome:
- a CDS encoding OmpH family outer membrane protein has translation MAGLNRNSRWGRVRWIEWISISAVIAIPLVFGGCVGSGAKVDGKVGVINSQRLLNETNAGKRAKDNLASFSKNRQALMELEERELRRMEEDFIKQSSILSPTAKRDREEQFRRRMQEYQQKAAELNREVQEKQKDVLEGFRDKLEMVVAKVAKRLGLQVIVDKSKGGATIYHEEGLDISSQVIEEFNREFP, from the coding sequence GTGGCTGGTTTGAACAGGAATTCGCGGTGGGGTCGGGTGCGGTGGATCGAATGGATATCGATATCGGCGGTCATTGCCATCCCATTGGTGTTCGGCGGATGCGTTGGATCTGGAGCCAAGGTCGACGGCAAGGTGGGTGTGATCAATTCGCAGCGCTTGCTCAACGAGACCAATGCAGGCAAACGTGCCAAAGACAATCTGGCCTCCTTTTCAAAAAATCGGCAGGCGTTGATGGAATTGGAGGAGCGAGAGTTGCGGCGGATGGAAGAGGACTTCATCAAGCAGTCCTCCATCCTCAGCCCGACGGCCAAACGGGATCGGGAAGAGCAATTTCGCCGGCGCATGCAGGAGTATCAGCAAAAGGCGGCGGAGTTGAATCGGGAGGTTCAGGAAAAACAAAAGGACGTGCTGGAAGGGTTTCGTGACAAGCTCGAGATGGTGGTTGCGAAGGTCGCCAAGCGCCTGGGGCTGCAGGTCATTGTGGATAAAAGTAAGGGCGGCGCGACCATCTATCATGAGGAGGGGTTGGACATTTCAAGCCAAGTGATCGAAGAGTTCAACCGAGAGTTTCCCTAG
- the bamA gene encoding outer membrane protein assembly factor BamA, translating into MVFSVLWGVLDALAQTPEVKVTSIEIRGVKRIEVPAIAGRLTLKANDPYTPENVRGQVKILYDTGFFEDVQVETESVAEGMSVTFVVREKPFITEIVFDGNQSLTDEKLKEKTTIRNQTFLDQQLVKESTENIRQAYQHDGYYNAQVTPVIETLDEDRKRLMFHIIEGEKARIKTVVFEGLRAATKNEMFAVMSTREWIPWYGFFTKWKLPSVVSDAGVLKRDELTNDVERLKEVLLNKGYFNVRVGQPAVELSEDKQWFIITYHISEGEPFTIGEIGFRGHTVFEEPELREGLRMKEGEIFQRAKIRDEITRLTDMYGSKGYSFAEVMPGVNPNNEERTVGIIFNIKEGEMMRIRQINIYGNDKTRDNVIRREIRVDEQDVIDTASLKRSFQRLNNLNFFETVEILPAQISADKVDLNVRVKEKPTGMFSLGGGFSTLDRLVAIADITQGNLGGYGYLGRIRGQLGQRRSLGSITFRNPYLNDSLTSLQLDGYSSFTNYLSYFEQRTGGNITLGRWLSEYVTGSVSLFAEQIRFSDPQFGICPDLVPIVCRQLGTRSSTGFRTTMFRDTRDYYIDPRSGWRIGGGFDVGTPYMGGTNNFIKYYVDVIKVTPLPFDLRTSLRARYGEVKAMGGTEVPLNERFFVGGINTMRGFAFGRAGPTVPTTHAPFGAVRQLIFNAELIFTISTEAKLNGVIFFDYGKGFDDGEPLSIDLRPAAGLEGRWISPFGPLRVAYGINLDARTGERFGVFEFTIGTLF; encoded by the coding sequence GGGCTTTTTCGAGGATGTGCAGGTTGAAACCGAATCGGTCGCCGAGGGAATGTCCGTGACGTTTGTCGTGCGGGAGAAGCCGTTCATCACCGAGATCGTCTTCGACGGCAATCAAAGCTTGACGGATGAAAAGCTGAAGGAAAAGACGACCATCAGGAATCAGACATTCCTCGACCAGCAACTGGTGAAGGAAAGTACCGAGAATATCCGCCAAGCCTACCAGCATGATGGGTATTACAACGCTCAAGTCACGCCGGTGATTGAGACGTTGGATGAGGATCGAAAACGCCTGATGTTCCATATCATCGAGGGGGAGAAAGCGAGAATCAAAACGGTGGTATTTGAAGGACTCCGCGCGGCGACCAAAAACGAGATGTTCGCGGTCATGTCGACGAGGGAGTGGATTCCTTGGTATGGATTCTTTACCAAGTGGAAGCTCCCTTCCGTTGTGTCCGATGCCGGTGTGCTCAAACGGGACGAGCTGACGAACGATGTGGAGCGGCTCAAGGAAGTGCTGTTGAACAAGGGGTACTTCAATGTCCGAGTCGGCCAGCCTGCGGTTGAGCTGAGCGAGGACAAGCAGTGGTTCATCATCACCTATCACATTTCCGAAGGGGAGCCGTTCACCATCGGTGAAATCGGGTTTCGAGGGCATACGGTCTTTGAAGAGCCGGAGCTTCGCGAAGGATTGCGGATGAAAGAGGGGGAGATCTTTCAACGAGCCAAAATCCGAGATGAGATCACCCGGTTGACGGATATGTATGGAAGCAAGGGGTACTCCTTTGCGGAAGTGATGCCCGGGGTGAATCCGAACAATGAAGAGCGGACGGTGGGTATCATTTTCAATATCAAAGAAGGCGAGATGATGCGCATACGTCAGATCAATATCTACGGGAATGACAAGACGCGGGACAATGTCATACGCCGGGAAATTCGAGTCGATGAACAGGACGTGATCGACACGGCCTCACTGAAACGAAGTTTCCAACGGTTGAACAACCTAAATTTCTTCGAAACGGTCGAAATCTTGCCGGCGCAAATCTCAGCCGACAAGGTTGATCTGAATGTGCGTGTGAAGGAAAAGCCAACCGGGATGTTCAGCCTCGGCGGAGGGTTCAGCACATTGGACCGGCTTGTGGCGATCGCCGATATTACCCAGGGTAACTTAGGAGGGTATGGTTACCTTGGACGTATTCGGGGGCAGCTTGGACAGCGAAGAAGCCTGGGTTCCATCACGTTCCGCAATCCTTACCTGAACGATTCATTGACCTCGTTGCAGCTGGACGGCTATAGCAGCTTTACGAACTACCTCTCGTATTTTGAGCAACGAACCGGAGGGAACATCACGCTCGGTCGCTGGCTATCGGAGTATGTCACCGGGAGCGTCAGCCTCTTTGCGGAGCAAATCAGGTTTAGTGATCCTCAGTTCGGGATCTGTCCGGATCTGGTTCCCATCGTCTGTCGCCAGTTGGGAACCCGGTCGTCAACGGGATTTCGGACGACCATGTTCAGAGACACCAGAGACTACTATATCGATCCTCGATCAGGCTGGCGGATTGGAGGAGGGTTTGATGTCGGCACTCCATATATGGGGGGGACCAACAATTTCATCAAGTATTACGTGGATGTGATCAAGGTCACCCCTCTTCCCTTTGATCTGAGAACGTCGTTGCGGGCACGGTATGGAGAGGTCAAAGCGATGGGGGGGACGGAAGTTCCGCTGAACGAGCGATTCTTCGTCGGCGGCATCAACACGATGCGAGGGTTTGCCTTCGGTCGGGCCGGTCCCACGGTTCCCACGACACATGCGCCGTTCGGCGCCGTCAGGCAATTGATTTTCAATGCCGAACTGATTTTTACGATTTCTACCGAGGCAAAGTTGAACGGCGTCATCTTTTTCGACTATGGGAAGGGTTTTGATGATGGTGAACCGTTGTCGATCGATTTAAGACCTGCCGCCGGTTTAGAGGGGCGCTGGATCTCTCCCTTTGGTCCGTTGCGTGTTGCCTATGGGATCAATCTTGATGCCCGTACCGGTGAGCGGTTCGGGGTTTTCGAGTTTACGATCGGGACATTGTTTTAG
- a CDS encoding OmpH family outer membrane protein, translating into MMGAARAIVIGIVLSLVQWVGPLFANDTLRVGVMDQQMVMERSKAGKLALEDVKGYSMTRQKIINSDEQELKDLEQSLQDPNAKLTDTARQEKEEQLRGKVEAYQRRLQEFNREVQLKQREMVAEYSRKIAVAAQAVAQKEGYTAILDKGSDALLRVVLYHQPALDVTELIIKEFDRQNP; encoded by the coding sequence ATGATGGGTGCAGCGAGAGCGATAGTGATAGGCATCGTGTTATCGCTGGTGCAGTGGGTGGGGCCGCTTTTCGCCAACGACACGCTCCGCGTCGGTGTCATGGATCAACAGATGGTCATGGAACGGAGCAAGGCTGGGAAGCTGGCTCTTGAAGATGTGAAGGGATATTCCATGACCAGGCAAAAGATCATCAATTCGGATGAGCAAGAGCTCAAGGATCTGGAACAGTCCTTACAAGATCCGAATGCCAAGCTCACCGACACGGCAAGGCAAGAAAAGGAAGAGCAGCTGCGGGGGAAGGTGGAAGCGTATCAGCGCCGTCTTCAAGAGTTCAATCGCGAGGTCCAACTGAAGCAGCGCGAGATGGTTGCGGAATATTCACGAAAGATCGCCGTAGCGGCTCAAGCCGTGGCTCAGAAGGAGGGCTATACGGCCATCCTTGATAAAGGCAGTGACGCATTGCTGCGCGTCGTGCTGTATCATCAACCGGCGTTGGATGTGACGGAGTTGATCATCAAGGAGTTTGATCGGCAGAACCCTTAA
- the fabZ gene encoding 3-hydroxyacyl-ACP dehydratase FabZ produces the protein MASVEQAEIQTLLPHRYPFLLVDRVKEFEPHKRIVGFKNVTVNEPFFQGHFPGRPVMPGVLIIEAMAQVGGVLVFKSGGPIGKTTLYLTGIDEAKFRKPVVPGDQLRFEIEVIKKRPPFWKMQGKAFVDNEVVCEAVVTAMVMEEKTETRQ, from the coding sequence ATGGCATCCGTCGAACAAGCTGAAATTCAGACATTACTTCCGCACCGGTATCCTTTTTTGCTGGTGGATCGGGTCAAAGAGTTTGAGCCGCATAAGAGGATTGTCGGGTTCAAGAACGTGACGGTCAATGAGCCGTTTTTTCAGGGACATTTCCCGGGACGCCCCGTTATGCCTGGGGTGCTCATCATTGAGGCGATGGCTCAAGTCGGCGGCGTGCTGGTCTTCAAGTCGGGAGGGCCGATCGGAAAAACCACTTTGTATCTAACGGGTATCGATGAGGCCAAGTTCCGGAAGCCCGTGGTTCCTGGCGATCAGCTTCGTTTTGAGATCGAAGTGATCAAGAAACGTCCACCGTTCTGGAAAATGCAAGGGAAAGCATTCGTAGACAACGAAGTAGTGTGCGAAGCGGTGGTGACCGCCATGGTGATGGAGGAGAAGACCGAAACACGGCAATAA